From a single Falco rusticolus isolate bFalRus1 chromosome 17, bFalRus1.pri, whole genome shotgun sequence genomic region:
- the GNAT2 gene encoding guanine nucleotide-binding protein G(t) subunit alpha-2 produces MGSGASTEDKEMAKRSKELEKKLQEDADKEAKTVKLLLLGAGESGKSTIVKQMKIIHQDGYTAEECMEFKAVIYGNILQSILAIVRAMSTLGIDYAESSCADTGRQLFNLADSIEEGTMPPELVDCIKKLWKDGGVQACFERAAEYQLNDSAAYYLNQLDRITAPSYLPNEQDVLRSRVKTTGIIETKFSVKDLNFRMFDVGGQRSERKKWIHCFEGVTCIIFCGALSAYDMVLVEDDEVNRMHESLHLFNSICNHKFFAATSIILFLNKKDLFEEKIKKVHLSICFPEYDGPNTFEDAGNYIKTQFLDLNMRKDVKEIYSHMTCATDTQNVKFVFDAVTDVIIKENLKDCGLF; encoded by the exons ATGGGGAGCGGGGCCAGCACGGAGGACAAGGAGATGGCCAAGAGGTCCAAGGAGCTGGAGAAGAAGCTCCAGGAGGATGCGGATAAGGAGGCCAAGACGGTCAAGTTGCTCTTGCTGG GGGCTGGAGAGTCAGGGAAGAGCACCATCGTGAAGCAGATGAA gattATCCACCAGGATGGCTACACGGCCGAGGAGTGCATGGAGTTCAAAGCTGTCATCTACGGCAACATCCTGCAGTCCATCCTGGCCATCGTCCGCGCCATGTCCACGCTGGGCATCGACTACGCCGAGTCGTCCTGCGCG GACACGGGGCGGCAGCTCTTCAACCTGGCGGACTCCATCGAGGAGGGCACCATGCCCCCCGAGCTGGTCGACTGCATCAAGAAGCTGTGGAAGGACGGGGGGGTGCAGGCTTGCTTCGAGCGAGCCGCCGAGTACCAGCTCAATGACTCGGCCGCTTA TTACCTAAACCAGCTGGACAGGATCACAGCCCCCAGCTACCTCCCCAACGAGCAGGATGTGCTGCGATCCCGAGTGAAGACCACAGGCATCATCGAGACAAAGTTCTCCGTCAAAGACCTGAATTTCAG GATGTTTGATGTGGGAGGGCAGAGATCGGAGCGCAAGAAGTGGATCCACTGCTTCGAGGGGGTGACCTGTATCATCTTCTGCGGGGCGCTGAGCGCCTACGACATGGTGCTGGTGGAGGACGACGAAGTG AACCGCATGCACGAATCCCTGCACCTATTCAACAGTATATGCAACCACAAGTTCTTTGCCGCCACATCCATCATCCTCTTCCTCAACAAGAAGGACCTTTTTGAGGAAAAGATCAAGAAAGTCCATCTCAGCATTTGCTTCCCAGAATACGATG GTCCCAACACATTTGAAGACGCGGGGAATTACATCAAGACCCAGTTCCTCGATCTCAACATGCGAAAGGACGTGAAGGAGATCTACAGCCACATGACCTGTGCCACAGACACGCAGAATGTCAAATTCGTCTTTGATGCCGTCACGGATGTCATCATCAAAGAGAACCTCAAGGACTGCGGCCTCTTCtga